One Gammaproteobacteria bacterium genomic window, ATTCAACTGGGTTTGCCCTCTATGGGAACCCTCGGGATAACGAGTATGTGATGCGGTTCAAAGTGGCAGAACAGGAAGAAATGCGGCATGGGTTTCTTATTCACGACCAGGTCAAAGAAAGACGGGCAGAGGTAGACAGACGTCTTGAGGAATCCGGTGTGCGTAAAACAGCGGAGTTAGAAGCAACTGAATATGCATTCCGTTACCAATTCTCATTTGACGGAAACATGAAGCGCATCGCTGATTATGTCGAAGATATTGAGGGTGTCGAGATTCTATCCGTAGGAAATTCGCTGGAGTTGATCAAAGATCTTGGTGACGCAATGGTTGTGTCTGAGCAGTATTCGCTAAGCGGGTTTGAAGGTACTCATGCAATTGGACACACCCGTATGGCAACGGAATCGGATGTGGATATTCGATCTGCTCATCCTTACTGGGCATATCCATATAACGATATCGCCGTCGTGCACAACGGACAACTGACTAATTATTGGGGATTTCGTCGTGAGATGGAGCGGCGGAATCACCGGTTTATGTCCGACTGTGATTCCGAACTGATCGCGGTCTACATCGCAGACCGGCTGGATCGAGGGGATGATCTGGAAGAAGCGATGACACGATCTGTGGATGAGCTGGATGGTGTTTTTACCTATGTCGTTGCGACTGAAG contains:
- a CDS encoding class II glutamine amidotransferase — translated: MCGIAGLIHRGKSADVGSELTSMLQALKHRGPDSTGFALYGNPRDNEYVMRFKVAEQEEMRHGFLIHDQVKERRAEVDRRLEESGVRKTAELEATEYAFRYQFSFDGNMKRIADYVEDIEGVEILSVGNSLELIKDLGDAMVVSEQYSLSGFEGTHAIGHTRMATESDVDIRSAHPYWAYPYNDIAVVHNGQLTNYWGFRREMERRNHRFMSDCDSELIAVYIADRLDRGDDLEEAMTRSVDELDGVFTYVVATEDKLGMAKDVMAAKPMVLYESDDFVALASEEVAIRTIFPHEIDTYDPYEGEVKIWQS